In Actinomadura citrea, a single window of DNA contains:
- a CDS encoding VIT domain-containing protein codes for MTVRILPLPETAPPVPDHGLGALSTDRGNLPLDSVDVHASLTGLAARIEIVQGFRNPFDVPLEATYIFPLPDRAAVTALRMEAADRVIEGRLKERGQARQDYDTAIAAGQRAAIAEEDRPDVFTMRVGNILPGERVTIRLSLDQPLPHESASSATFRFPLVVAPRYIPGAPLDGERAGPGVADDTGAVPDASRISPPVLLPGFPNPVHLALRVDIDPAGLPLTQIRSALHVVAEEGDGERTTVRLQPGERLDRDFVLRLDFAPRESAALSLIPDESGEEGTFSLTVLPSGEARPRPRDVVLVLDRSGSMHGWKMVAARRAAARIVDTFRAEDRFAVLSFDTVIERPRDLGSGLVDGTDRNRFRAVEHLAALGARGGTEMLTPLDEGCRLLADPNRDRVLVLITDGQVGNEDQLLAHLEPRLNGVRVHTVGIDQAVNAGFLNRLAAIGRGRCELVESEDRLDEAMEHIHHRIAAPLATGLDLDADGLEIIPGTVAPARLGALFPGVPLQIAGRFRGAPSGALSVRGTASDGTAWAQQATGVVAENPAARSIWARAHLRDLEDQYTVGGPDDLEQRIISASLRFGVLCRFTAFVAVDSRVATEGEAPHQVVQPVEMPRGWAGAAPMAAPRMAPAAFAADMEAAAPPAGAAPMAPMSPAPMPAAPSGPPPMPQGAPPGYGAPPPVSGRPAGRPAGRARRAAGPAPSPLTRFQQELANVLGRLRQVPDTGEERVQHLLSELLPILESIVQRMQTLSLDTKPLAELRDDLHRLRPTADQPTVNDQWTRALQVLADFTGESPPRRPFWKRPS; via the coding sequence GTGACCGTGCGCATCCTGCCGCTACCCGAGACCGCGCCGCCGGTACCCGACCACGGGCTCGGCGCGCTCAGCACCGACAGGGGAAACCTGCCGCTCGACTCCGTGGACGTGCACGCGTCCCTCACCGGCCTCGCCGCCCGCATCGAGATCGTCCAAGGCTTTCGCAACCCGTTCGACGTGCCGCTGGAGGCCACCTACATCTTCCCCCTGCCCGACCGCGCCGCCGTCACCGCACTGCGCATGGAGGCCGCGGACAGGGTCATCGAAGGGAGGCTGAAGGAGCGCGGGCAGGCGCGGCAGGACTACGACACCGCCATCGCCGCGGGTCAACGCGCGGCCATCGCGGAGGAAGACCGCCCGGACGTGTTCACCATGCGGGTGGGCAACATCCTGCCGGGCGAGCGGGTCACGATCCGCCTCTCCCTCGACCAGCCGCTGCCGCACGAGTCGGCGTCCAGCGCGACGTTCCGTTTCCCCCTCGTCGTCGCCCCCCGCTACATCCCCGGCGCTCCGCTCGACGGTGAGCGCGCAGGCCCCGGAGTGGCCGACGACACCGGCGCCGTGCCCGACGCGTCCCGGATCAGCCCGCCCGTCCTGCTGCCCGGCTTCCCCAACCCGGTTCACCTGGCCCTCAGGGTCGACATCGATCCGGCCGGGCTTCCGCTCACCCAGATCCGGTCGGCGCTGCACGTGGTCGCCGAGGAGGGCGACGGCGAGCGGACGACCGTGCGCCTGCAACCGGGCGAGCGGCTCGACCGCGACTTCGTCCTGCGGCTCGACTTCGCCCCTCGCGAGAGCGCGGCCCTCTCCCTCATCCCGGACGAGTCCGGCGAGGAAGGGACGTTCAGCCTCACCGTCCTGCCCTCTGGGGAGGCGAGGCCCCGCCCCCGCGACGTGGTGCTCGTCCTCGACCGTTCCGGCAGCATGCACGGCTGGAAGATGGTCGCCGCCCGCCGCGCCGCGGCGCGCATCGTCGACACCTTCCGCGCCGAAGACCGGTTCGCCGTCCTGTCCTTCGACACCGTCATCGAGCGCCCGCGCGACCTCGGCTCCGGGCTGGTCGACGGCACCGACCGCAACCGGTTCCGCGCCGTCGAGCACCTCGCGGCGCTGGGCGCGCGAGGCGGCACCGAGATGCTCACCCCGCTCGACGAGGGCTGCCGCCTGCTCGCCGACCCCAACCGCGACCGGGTCCTCGTCCTCATCACCGACGGCCAGGTCGGCAACGAGGACCAGCTCCTCGCCCACCTCGAACCACGGCTGAACGGCGTCCGCGTGCACACGGTCGGCATCGACCAGGCCGTCAATGCCGGCTTCCTGAACCGCCTCGCCGCGATCGGGCGGGGCCGCTGCGAACTGGTGGAGTCCGAGGACCGCCTCGACGAGGCGATGGAGCACATCCACCACCGGATCGCCGCCCCGCTGGCCACCGGCCTCGACCTGGACGCCGACGGGCTGGAGATCATCCCCGGCACCGTGGCGCCCGCCCGGCTGGGCGCCCTGTTCCCCGGGGTGCCGCTCCAGATCGCGGGCCGGTTCCGAGGCGCGCCCTCCGGCGCCCTGTCCGTGCGGGGGACGGCCTCCGACGGCACGGCCTGGGCGCAGCAGGCCACCGGCGTCGTCGCCGAGAACCCGGCTGCCCGATCCATCTGGGCCCGCGCACACCTGCGCGACCTGGAGGATCAGTACACGGTCGGCGGCCCCGACGACCTGGAACAGCGCATCATCTCGGCCTCCCTCCGATTCGGCGTCCTGTGCCGCTTCACCGCGTTCGTCGCCGTGGACAGCCGGGTCGCGACCGAGGGCGAGGCGCCGCACCAGGTCGTCCAGCCGGTGGAGATGCCCCGCGGCTGGGCGGGAGCCGCACCGATGGCCGCCCCGCGGATGGCCCCGGCCGCCTTCGCCGCCGACATGGAAGCCGCCGCCCCGCCGGCAGGTGCAGCCCCCATGGCCCCCATGTCCCCTGCGCCCATGCCGGCCGCCCCCTCCGGCCCGCCTCCCATGCCGCAGGGCGCCCCTCCCGGCTACGGCGCGCCGCCCCCGGTCTCAGGCCGCCCCGCCGGTCGCCCCGCCGGTCGCGCCCGGCGGGCGGCAGGCCCTGCACCCTCGCCCCTCACCCGGTTCCAGCAGGAACTGGCCAACGTCCTGGGTCGCCTCCGCCAGGTCCCCGACACAGGCGAAGAGCGCGTCCAGCACCTGCTGAGCGAACTCCTCCCCATCCTGGAGTCGATCGTCCAGCGAATGCAGACCCTCTCCCTGGACACCAAGCCCCTCGCCGAGCTCCGCGACGACCTGCACCGCCTCCGCCCCACCGCCGACCAGCCCACCGTCAACGACCAGTGGACCCGCGCGCTCCAGGTCCTCGCCGACTTCACCGGCGAGTCCCCACCCCGCCGCCCCTTCTGGAAGCGCCCCAGCTGA
- a CDS encoding MFS transporter: protein MHVHVLSFDVTITETSPDSAVRAPGAVGAPAEQTWTPRLWGVLAVLCAVLFLDGLDVSMVGVALPSIGAELGLSTTSLQWIVNGYVLGYGGLLLLGGRTADLLGRRRVFLAALAVFAVASLVGGLVNDGTLLIATRFVKGLAAAFTAPTALSILTTTFHEGPARNRALSVFSVFGASGYSSGLILGGLLTSFGWRWTFLTPVPLAVIALVAGIALIPRDRSAAEGGHDLLGAVTLTGGMLLAVYTVVSAPERGWLDPVTLGSVAVAAALLIAFFVTEKKVRHPLIRLGILRIGSIVRANLSIVALFGSYLSFQFMMTLYLQDVLRWSPLKMAMALLPAGLLVAFGSPFVGRLIDRYGTPRLIISSMTSLSLGYAWFLATAGNAPHYAFTILPTMLLLGGGFAFGFSSIMAQATDGIDDSEQGLASGLVQTSGQVGAALVLAVVTALVAGGTAAGGDGFAEFHPGVNLVSGVAVIGLALNLIPLLRRYRPKHT, encoded by the coding sequence ATGCATGTGCATGTACTGTCCTTCGACGTGACTATCACCGAGACCTCACCCGACTCCGCTGTCCGCGCGCCGGGCGCCGTGGGCGCGCCGGCCGAACAGACCTGGACCCCCCGGCTGTGGGGCGTCCTCGCCGTCCTGTGCGCCGTGTTGTTCCTCGACGGACTCGACGTCTCGATGGTGGGCGTCGCGCTGCCGTCGATCGGCGCTGAACTGGGCCTTTCGACCACGTCGCTGCAGTGGATCGTCAACGGCTACGTCCTCGGTTACGGCGGACTGCTCCTGCTCGGCGGACGCACCGCCGACCTCCTGGGCCGACGCCGCGTGTTCCTCGCCGCTCTCGCCGTGTTCGCGGTGGCGTCGCTGGTGGGCGGTCTCGTCAACGACGGCACGCTGCTGATCGCCACACGGTTCGTGAAGGGGCTGGCCGCCGCGTTCACCGCGCCGACCGCGCTGTCCATTCTGACCACCACCTTCCACGAGGGGCCGGCGCGCAACCGGGCGCTGTCGGTGTTCTCCGTTTTCGGGGCGAGCGGCTACTCGTCCGGGTTGATCCTCGGCGGGCTGCTGACCAGCTTCGGGTGGCGCTGGACGTTCCTGACGCCCGTGCCGCTCGCCGTGATCGCCCTTGTCGCCGGCATCGCGCTGATCCCGCGGGACCGGTCGGCGGCCGAGGGAGGGCACGACCTTCTCGGCGCCGTGACGCTCACCGGCGGCATGCTGCTCGCGGTCTACACCGTGGTCTCGGCGCCCGAGCGCGGCTGGCTGGACCCGGTCACGCTGGGCTCCGTCGCCGTCGCCGCGGCCCTGCTGATCGCGTTCTTCGTCACCGAGAAGAAGGTGCGCCACCCGCTGATCCGGCTCGGCATCCTGCGCATCGGCTCGATCGTGCGGGCCAACCTGAGCATCGTCGCGCTGTTCGGCTCGTACCTGAGCTTTCAGTTCATGATGACGCTCTACCTGCAGGACGTGCTGCGCTGGTCGCCGCTGAAGATGGCCATGGCCCTGCTGCCGGCCGGGCTCCTCGTGGCCTTCGGCTCACCGTTCGTCGGGCGCCTGATCGACCGGTACGGGACGCCCCGCCTGATCATCAGCTCGATGACCTCCCTGAGCCTCGGTTACGCCTGGTTCCTCGCCACGGCCGGAAACGCTCCGCACTACGCGTTCACGATCCTGCCCACGATGCTGCTGCTGGGCGGCGGGTTCGCGTTCGGCTTCAGCTCGATCATGGCTCAGGCCACCGACGGGATCGACGACTCCGAGCAGGGGCTGGCCTCCGGCCTCGTCCAGACCTCCGGCCAGGTCGGCGCCGCCCTGGTCCTGGCCGTGGTCACCGCGCTGGTCGCGGGCGGGACGGCCGCCGGCGGTGACGGCTTCGCCGAGTTCCACCCCGGAGTCAACCTGGTCAGCGGCGTCGCCGTGATCGGACTGGCCCTGAACCTGATCCCGCTCCTCCGCCGCTACCGTCCGAAGCACACCTGA
- a CDS encoding MarR family winged helix-turn-helix transcriptional regulator, which yields MEAESALVDRWRKLATCYNTVACALDRALQDAHGLSMSEYETLDRLVDQACEKRRMQDIAAAMYLSQSALSRTVARLEKHGYVVRGLCEADRRGVFVEITDDGRRCHAEARDTHLKILAEHLTD from the coding sequence ATGGAGGCGGAGTCTGCTCTGGTCGACCGCTGGCGCAAGCTGGCGACCTGCTACAACACGGTCGCGTGCGCGCTGGACCGCGCTCTGCAGGACGCCCACGGCCTGAGCATGAGCGAGTACGAGACGCTCGACCGTCTCGTCGATCAAGCCTGTGAGAAGCGTCGCATGCAGGACATCGCCGCGGCCATGTACCTCAGCCAGAGCGCCCTGTCCCGGACGGTCGCCCGCCTGGAGAAGCACGGCTACGTCGTGCGCGGGCTCTGCGAGGCCGACCGCCGCGGCGTCTTCGTGGAGATCACCGACGACGGCCGCCGCTGCCACGCCGAGGCCCGCGACACCCATCTGAAGATCCTCGCCGAGCACCTGACCGACTGA
- a CDS encoding DinB family protein, protein MQNRPDQVPALLDGPGVEVTDARELLLGYLEWYREALMRKLSGLPDDELRAPVEPLGWSPLGLVQHLGWVERRWMRWGFAAEDVLAYPPGGDAAEWTIPLDRSTAQVMDAYRLEVAWTRTLVEGASLDDKARLGGRFRTSDQAPSLGRILFHLLQEYARHVGHLDIARELLDGTTGE, encoded by the coding sequence ATGCAGAACCGTCCGGACCAGGTTCCCGCGCTCCTCGATGGCCCAGGCGTCGAGGTGACGGATGCTCGTGAACTCCTCCTCGGATACCTGGAGTGGTATCGCGAGGCATTGATGCGCAAACTCTCCGGGTTGCCGGACGACGAGCTCCGCGCGCCGGTCGAGCCGTTGGGGTGGTCGCCGCTCGGGTTGGTGCAGCATCTCGGCTGGGTCGAACGCCGGTGGATGCGCTGGGGATTCGCCGCCGAAGACGTTCTCGCCTACCCGCCCGGGGGCGATGCGGCCGAATGGACGATTCCTCTTGACCGGTCCACCGCACAGGTCATGGACGCTTACCGTCTGGAGGTCGCCTGGACACGCACGCTGGTGGAGGGTGCCTCGCTAGACGACAAGGCCCGCCTGGGCGGTCGCTTCCGTACGTCCGATCAAGCTCCGTCCCTCGGCAGGATCCTCTTCCACCTGCTCCAGGAGTACGCGCGCCACGTCGGTCACCTCGACATCGCCCGCGAGCTGCTGGACGGGACGACCGGCGAGTAG
- a CDS encoding VOC family protein — MRMLHLGLRVTDLERSHAFYAALGYAKVGSVPETGFGSLTMLQLPDDPFVSLELVHDPARPVEDTGAVNHLVVQVDDLEAAIADLAANGVTAEPPAEPGPGLRTSWLTDPDGYRIELVQWPPGHPPGMTKADFV, encoded by the coding sequence ATGCGCATGCTGCACCTCGGGCTGCGGGTCACCGACCTGGAACGCTCGCACGCCTTCTACGCCGCGCTCGGGTACGCCAAGGTCGGCAGCGTCCCCGAAACCGGCTTCGGCAGTCTCACCATGCTCCAACTGCCTGACGATCCGTTCGTCAGCCTTGAGCTCGTGCACGATCCCGCGAGACCGGTCGAGGACACCGGCGCCGTCAACCACCTGGTCGTCCAGGTGGACGATCTCGAGGCCGCGATCGCCGATCTGGCGGCCAACGGCGTCACGGCCGAGCCGCCGGCCGAACCGGGGCCGGGGCTCCGGACATCATGGCTGACCGACCCCGACGGCTACCGGATCGAGCTCGTGCAGTGGCCGCCCGGCCATCCGCCAGGCATGACGAAAGCCGACTTCGTCTGA
- a CDS encoding VOC family protein, which produces MDHVSIVVADLEAAVAFFAELGMELEGRAPIEGRSAERVNGFDDLRAEIAMMRTLDGHGKLELTKFHAPAAISADPDPAPSNTLGIRSIMFEVDDVEDAVARLRPHGAELVGEIARYEDAYLLCYVRGPQGIIVALAEKLR; this is translated from the coding sequence ATGGACCACGTCAGCATCGTCGTCGCCGACCTCGAAGCCGCCGTCGCCTTCTTCGCCGAACTCGGCATGGAACTGGAGGGCAGGGCCCCGATCGAGGGCCGCTCGGCGGAGCGGGTGAACGGATTCGACGACCTCCGCGCCGAAATCGCGATGATGCGGACCCTGGACGGCCACGGCAAGCTCGAGCTGACGAAGTTCCACGCGCCGGCGGCGATCAGCGCCGATCCCGACCCCGCACCGTCGAACACGCTGGGCATCCGCAGCATCATGTTCGAAGTCGACGACGTCGAGGACGCCGTCGCCCGCCTGCGCCCCCACGGCGCCGAACTCGTCGGCGAGATCGCTCGGTACGAGGACGCCTACCTGCTCTGCTACGTCCGCGGCCCCCAGGGCATCATCGTCGCGCTGGCCGAGAAACTTCGGTGA
- a CDS encoding pyridoxamine 5'-phosphate oxidase family protein, which produces MTTPNETTEILNRPLSREMLARDITRLAYVAKDGTPRNVPVGFSWNGTEIVMCTALNAPKLAHLRQNPAVALTIDTEVHPPKILLIRGHAELDVTDGIPDEYLEMNSTYQMTPEQRVEWEAGVRSLYHEGMVRIVVTPTWAKLIDFETTLPSAVEELIQQQAERQASDS; this is translated from the coding sequence ATGACCACGCCGAACGAGACCACCGAGATCCTGAACCGTCCGCTGAGCCGGGAGATGCTGGCCCGCGACATCACCCGCCTGGCCTACGTCGCCAAGGACGGCACGCCGCGGAACGTTCCCGTCGGGTTCAGCTGGAACGGCACCGAGATCGTCATGTGCACCGCGTTGAACGCCCCGAAGCTCGCCCACCTCCGCCAGAACCCGGCGGTCGCCCTGACGATCGACACCGAAGTGCACCCGCCCAAGATCCTGCTCATCCGCGGCCACGCCGAGCTCGACGTCACCGACGGCATCCCGGACGAGTACCTCGAAATGAACAGCACCTACCAGATGACGCCGGAGCAGCGGGTCGAGTGGGAGGCCGGGGTGCGTTCGCTGTACCACGAGGGCATGGTCCGCATCGTCGTCACACCGACCTGGGCGAAACTGATCGACTTCGAGACGACCCTCCCGAGCGCCGTCGAGGAACTGATCCAGCAGCAGGCCGAACGCCAGGCGTCCGACTCCTGA
- a CDS encoding cysteine dioxygenase family protein — protein sequence MNTLTVRPATELDELLTAVRGAVARDADWRETASYVGEALREHLPSPGLLPADLFGGERGTYRSRRLHVEPDGSFSMVAIVWQPGALTRIHDHVTWCVFGVLAGVEHEDLYTLSEDGTTLIEAGHNPNTTGEVSAFAPPGDIHRVRNVGDETAVSLHIYGTDLNRIGSSARRFYDLPIQS from the coding sequence ATGAACACCCTAACCGTGCGCCCCGCCACAGAGCTGGACGAACTCCTCACCGCCGTACGCGGCGCGGTCGCCCGCGACGCCGACTGGCGTGAGACCGCGTCGTACGTGGGCGAGGCACTGCGCGAGCACCTGCCTTCGCCCGGCCTGCTTCCCGCGGATCTGTTCGGAGGCGAACGCGGCACGTACCGCAGCCGGCGCCTGCATGTGGAGCCGGACGGCTCGTTCTCGATGGTGGCGATCGTCTGGCAGCCCGGCGCGCTGACCCGCATCCACGACCACGTGACCTGGTGCGTGTTCGGGGTCCTGGCCGGCGTGGAGCACGAGGACCTGTACACCCTCTCCGAAGACGGCACGACCCTGATCGAGGCCGGCCACAACCCGAACACGACCGGCGAGGTCAGCGCCTTCGCCCCGCCCGGCGACATCCACCGTGTCCGTAACGTCGGCGACGAGACCGCCGTCTCCCTGCACATCTACGGCACCGACCTGAACCGCATCGGCTCCAGCGCCCGGCGCTTCTACGACCTCCCGATCCAGAGCTGA
- a CDS encoding ATP-binding protein, which yields MAERISEREAEVLAALGARLSNAQIANRLHISVRTVESHVSSLLRKYGMADRWALAELARSGEREPGRMAGLPVSGTTFVGRAAERAAVLAAVEQARLVTLLGPGGVGKTRLAAVAAEEAVALFPSGGAFVDLVPVRDGFVARAVATTLGVTEGSHQPLEEAVAARLGTGRSLLVLDNCEHVIDEAAEFAERILAACPGTRVLVTSRERLGVPSERSVPIAPLPLGSDAERLFHDRALAADPQFVADPAVVAELCARLDGMPLAIELAAARGASLGPTGLLAALDDALRLLSGVRGGDERHRSLRAVLSWSYDLLDEEEQTLFRRLGVFVGAFDMDAAAAVGGDRAGVADLLGRLVDKSLVVHVRGRVSRWRLLETVRAFALAQMTAAGEEDKTRARHLCWAADAASATEVRIGDPTWREDFDATAADLRVALAAAGGPGEVTHRLASALAHLTFARRHLLESFAHHRTAAALATSAASAARDLRAGAGCAHVSTTSDQHVFELLLEAAEQAARAGDDRGRAIDLARAVETACRFPEAFEPGVPYEHLRGLLDEAVAAGPGDDPAVTARLALARAWLAGPDRGAPDPELASTALAATRATADPVLISSGLCAAGTAALHAGRLREANRITRERLALLPSMDRDDPYCAPEICNTYGRACAYAIMTGDLPGAMAAARAGIGDDLLRDTHLTASRLVQPLVLTGRFHDAIGHAERMLDQWDRAGRPAPLWMLPAVSMTVLASAMIGEARAVALWRARAAEVAGGMLCTAPVAAFVDARLALHDERYDTAEPLVRRAFAVDASLDKYLVYARAAGAELAVAARLPDAPDLLAAAAPLAEENTWAAACLARARGRLHNDRAELARALTAFENLDAQAERDHTKALLARL from the coding sequence GTGGCGGAGCGGATCTCTGAGCGGGAGGCCGAGGTGCTGGCCGCGCTGGGTGCGCGGCTGTCCAACGCGCAGATCGCGAATCGGCTGCACATCTCCGTGCGCACGGTGGAGAGTCACGTGTCGTCGCTGCTGCGCAAGTACGGCATGGCCGACCGGTGGGCGCTGGCCGAGCTGGCCCGATCCGGGGAGCGGGAGCCGGGCCGGATGGCCGGGCTGCCGGTGTCCGGGACGACGTTCGTGGGCCGTGCGGCCGAGCGCGCCGCCGTCCTGGCCGCGGTCGAGCAGGCCCGGCTGGTGACGCTGCTGGGCCCGGGCGGGGTGGGCAAGACCCGGCTGGCCGCGGTGGCTGCCGAGGAGGCCGTGGCGCTGTTCCCGTCCGGTGGGGCGTTCGTGGACCTGGTGCCGGTACGCGACGGGTTCGTGGCCCGCGCGGTCGCGACCACGCTCGGGGTGACCGAGGGGTCGCACCAGCCACTGGAGGAGGCGGTCGCGGCGCGGCTGGGCACCGGGCGGTCGCTGCTCGTCCTGGACAACTGCGAGCACGTGATCGACGAGGCCGCCGAGTTCGCCGAACGGATCCTGGCCGCCTGCCCCGGCACCCGCGTCCTGGTGACCAGCCGGGAACGCCTCGGCGTACCGAGCGAGCGCAGCGTGCCGATCGCCCCGCTGCCGCTGGGCTCGGACGCCGAGCGGCTGTTCCACGACCGGGCGCTGGCCGCGGACCCCCAGTTCGTGGCCGATCCCGCGGTTGTCGCGGAACTGTGCGCGCGGCTGGACGGCATGCCGCTGGCGATCGAGCTGGCCGCGGCCCGGGGCGCGTCGCTGGGCCCCACGGGACTGCTCGCGGCGCTCGACGACGCGCTGCGGCTGCTGTCCGGCGTACGCGGCGGCGACGAGCGGCACCGTTCGCTGCGCGCGGTCCTGTCGTGGAGCTACGACCTGCTCGATGAGGAGGAGCAGACGCTGTTCCGGCGGCTCGGGGTGTTCGTCGGGGCCTTCGACATGGACGCCGCGGCCGCCGTCGGCGGGGATCGCGCGGGCGTCGCGGACCTGCTCGGCCGGCTGGTCGACAAGAGCCTCGTGGTGCACGTGCGCGGGCGGGTCAGCCGCTGGCGCCTGCTGGAGACCGTACGCGCGTTCGCGCTGGCGCAGATGACGGCCGCGGGCGAGGAGGACAAGACCCGGGCGCGGCACCTCTGCTGGGCCGCCGACGCGGCGTCCGCCACGGAGGTCAGGATCGGCGATCCCACCTGGCGCGAGGACTTCGACGCCACGGCCGCGGACCTGCGCGTCGCGCTGGCCGCGGCCGGCGGCCCGGGCGAGGTGACGCACCGGCTGGCGAGCGCGCTGGCGCACCTGACCTTCGCCCGCCGCCACCTGCTGGAGTCCTTCGCCCACCACCGGACCGCCGCCGCGCTCGCGACGAGCGCCGCGTCGGCGGCACGCGACCTGCGCGCGGGAGCCGGGTGCGCGCACGTCAGCACCACGTCCGACCAGCACGTGTTCGAGCTGCTCCTGGAGGCCGCCGAACAGGCGGCACGGGCCGGCGACGACCGCGGCCGGGCGATCGACCTGGCCCGCGCGGTCGAGACGGCCTGCCGGTTCCCCGAGGCGTTCGAGCCCGGCGTCCCGTACGAGCACCTGCGCGGCCTCCTCGACGAGGCGGTCGCGGCCGGGCCCGGCGACGACCCGGCGGTCACGGCGCGCCTGGCCCTGGCCCGCGCGTGGCTGGCCGGCCCGGACCGGGGCGCGCCGGACCCCGAGCTGGCGTCGACCGCCCTCGCCGCCACCCGGGCGACCGCGGACCCCGTCCTGATCAGCTCCGGCCTGTGCGCGGCCGGGACCGCGGCACTACACGCCGGACGACTGCGCGAGGCCAATCGCATCACCCGCGAACGCCTGGCGCTGCTGCCGTCCATGGACCGCGACGACCCGTACTGCGCACCGGAGATCTGCAACACCTACGGCCGCGCCTGCGCCTACGCGATCATGACCGGCGACCTGCCCGGCGCGATGGCCGCCGCCCGCGCGGGCATCGGCGACGACCTGCTGCGCGACACCCACCTCACGGCCAGCCGCCTCGTCCAGCCGCTCGTGCTGACCGGCCGCTTCCACGACGCGATCGGACACGCCGAACGAATGCTGGACCAGTGGGACCGCGCCGGACGCCCCGCCCCGCTCTGGATGCTGCCGGCCGTGAGCATGACGGTGCTGGCCAGCGCGATGATCGGGGAGGCGAGGGCGGTGGCGCTGTGGCGGGCGCGTGCCGCGGAGGTGGCCGGCGGCATGCTCTGCACGGCACCGGTCGCGGCGTTCGTCGACGCACGCCTCGCCCTCCACGACGAGCGGTACGACACCGCCGAACCCCTCGTACGCAGGGCGTTCGCGGTCGACGCCTCACTGGACAAATACCTCGTGTACGCGCGGGCGGCGGGCGCGGAACTGGCCGTGGCGGCACGCCTCCCCGACGCGCCGGACCTGCTGGCGGCGGCCGCCCCGCTCGCCGAAGAGAACACCTGGGCCGCGGCCTGCCTCGCCCGCGCCCGCGGGCGCCTCCACAACGACCGCGCCGAACTCGCCCGCGCCCTCACGGCGTTCGAAAACCTGGACGCACAGGCCGAACGCGACCACACCAAAGCCCTGCTGGCGCGCCTCTAA